CTGCTCACCGCCGGAAAGCTGCGCCGGAAAGTTGCCCATGCGCGCCTTGAGGCCCACCTTCTCCAGCGTCTCGGCCGCGTCAAGCGCGTCAGCGCAGATCTGGGTGGAAAGCTCCACGTTCTCCAGCGCCGTCAAGTTGGGCACGAGGTTGTAGAACTGAAAGACAAACCCCACGTCGCTTCGACGATAGCCGACAAGCTCTTTGGGGCTGTACTGGGTGATGTCGTCTGCATCGACCAGGATTTGGCCGGCTGTGGCGGTATCCATGCCGCCCAGCAGGTTCAGCGCCGTGGTCTTGCCCGCGCCGGAAGCGCCCAGGATCACGGCAAGCTCGCCTTGCTCCACATCAAAAGAGGCGTCGTCCAACGCGCGGATGGACGTCTCTCCCGCCTGGTATTGCTTGATGATATGCCGCATAGCGATGTAGGCCATGGTGGATTCCCTCCATTACTAAACAACTTGTTGATCAATGGTATTATAAAACGACGCTATTTCGACATCAATAAACAGTCCCCGCGCGCGTGTTGAGCAACTTGAAGACATCGCGTTGCCGTGCTATTGTAAAGCAAAGGAAGGTGCTTGCCCATGAAAAAGCAGCCCGAGGTCACCGAACAGACCAAGCGTAACCTGCGCGACGCTTTCTGGCGGCTCTACACGCAAAAGCCGCTGGATCGCATTTCCATCAAAGAGATTACGGATCTTGCCGGCTACAACCGCGGCACCTTTTACCTGTACTACAGGGATGTGTACGACATCTTTGAGCAGATTGAGGACGATTTGCTGGGCCAGGTGGCGGATTTGCTGCAGAGCGCCTGCACGGAGGAAAACCTTTTTGACCTATCGCGCCACATGGGCTACATTGTGCAGATGGCGCGCACGTACTCCTCCCACGTTACCGTGCTTTTGAGCGACCGGGGCGACCCGCGCTTTGTCACCCGCCTCAAGGAGCTTGTCTGGCCGCTGCTGCGCCGCTATGTGGTGCCCTCGGCAGGGCGCAGCGACTATGAGATGGCGCTGCTGGCCGAATACTATCTCTCCGGCCTGTTTTCCATCATCACCAAGTGGCTGGCGGACGGACAGCCCATGCCCATCGACCAGCTGATCGACTTTGTCATCGCGCATGTCTTTGCCATGTCCACGCCCGCCCCGCCGGTGGACGATCTGGCATAAAGCAGTGCGCGGCACCGCGCGAGAAAAGGGCGTGCACACGTTTTTGTGCACGCCCTTTTATATTAAGGCAAACGCCCCTGTGCGCTTTCTTGATCAGCGCGGCTACTTTTCCTCGTTATAGATGCTGTATCCGTTCTTGCCCCGCTTTTTGGCCTGGTAGAGTGCGGAGTCCGCCTGGCGGTAGAGCGTTTCAAAATCCCTGCCCATCTCAGGGGCGAGCGCCACGCCGAGGCTTACGGAGATTGCACAGCTGCCGCCCTCCCCCTCGACGCGCTGGCGCAGCGCGGCCACCAGCTCCTGCGCCTTCTTCTCGGCGATCTGGCGGCTGGGCACCGGCAAAAAGGCCACAAACTCATCGCCGCCGATGCGGCCCACAATATCGTTCGAGCGGAACTGCGCCTGGACGGCGCGGGCAAACGTGGCCAGCACCGTATCCCCCATCGCGTGCCCCAGCTGGTCG
Above is a window of Maliibacterium massiliense DNA encoding:
- a CDS encoding ABC transporter ATP-binding protein; this encodes MAYIAMRHIIKQYQAGETSIRALDDASFDVEQGELAVILGASGAGKTTALNLLGGMDTATAGQILVDADDITQYSPKELVGYRRSDVGFVFQFYNLVPNLTALENVELSTQICADALDAAETLEKVGLKARMGNFPAQLSGGEQQRVSIARAIAKNPKLLLCDEPTGALDYSTGKQILQLLQDTCRREKITVLIITHNAALAPMADRLIRFNSGRVVDVARNPHPVPIGEIAW
- a CDS encoding TetR/AcrR family transcriptional regulator, with amino-acid sequence MKKQPEVTEQTKRNLRDAFWRLYTQKPLDRISIKEITDLAGYNRGTFYLYYRDVYDIFEQIEDDLLGQVADLLQSACTEENLFDLSRHMGYIVQMARTYSSHVTVLLSDRGDPRFVTRLKELVWPLLRRYVVPSAGRSDYEMALLAEYYLSGLFSIITKWLADGQPMPIDQLIDFVIAHVFAMSTPAPPVDDLA